CTTGCTTCACCATATTCTTCCTATATTAACGGAGCGGTTCTGTCGGTCGACGGGGGGCTTACTTTATAATTGCCCCTTTTCAAAATCCTCTTCATCTTCTACTATTAGTATATTACCAATGAGGTGGAGGGGATTTTTTACATGAACAGCAAGTTAGCAGGCGCTGCGCGTACGTATGCGGACAAGCAAACAGATATACATCGTGCCGTAGATAAGTATACGGCATGGACGGTAGACGTGCGACGCTACCTCCACCAATACCCGGAAGTGTCGCATAAGGAAACGAAAACAGCATCTTATATCCGCGAGCAGTTAGAGAATATGGGATTGCTTACACAATCGTATACAGGTAAGGATGTTGTCGCCTATATCGAAGGCAGCAAACCTGGCAGAACGGTCGCGCTGCGTGCTGATATAGATGCCTTACCCATTCAGGAAGAGACGGACTTACCATTTGCATCGCAGCACCCAGGTGTGATGCATGCTTGTGGGCATGATGGTCATACGGCCATTCTGTTGGGGGCAGCCCGCGCATTGCTTGAGGCCGATGCGGTGTTTTCTGGGCGCATTAAGCTGATCTTCCAGCATGCCGAGGAGGTAGTACCAGGGGGAGCTTCCGAGCTTGTAGCAGCCGGTGTGCTTGAGGATGTTGATGCCATATTTGGGCTGCATTTATGGCAAAATACAAACCTTGGTGTTGTAGAAGCGTGTGCAGGTCCTATCATGGCCGGCTCCGATTCATTTTCAATAAAAATTCAAGGAAAAGGCGGTCATGGTTCCATGCCACACCTGACAGTGGATCCGATTGTGATCGCATCGCATTTGGTTACACAGATGCAGACAGTGGTTAGTCGTTCCTTGGACCCCATCTACCCAGCCGTCATTAGCGTAGGACAAATTCATGCCGGCGATACGTATAACATCATTCCAGATACGGCTTGTCTTGAAGGGACTGTCCGTTATTTTCATCCCGATGTCCAGGCTGTGATTCCGGGCTTGCTTGAGCGGTTGGCGAACGGTGTGTGTGCCTCGTTCGGAGCGGAAGCCTCTTGTGAGTATGTAAAGGGCGATCCGTCCGTCATCAATGATCCGCGTATGAATGCAATCGTAGAGCAGGTTGCACACACGATAATGGGAGAGACAAAGGTACGTCCTGCCGTGCCAAGTATGGCAGGGGAAGACTTCTCTTATTATTTACAGCGTGTACCAGGTGCATATTTCTTCCTTGGAATTGGTGGAAGCGAGGCTCAATATGGTCATCACCATCCTCGTTTTACCATTGATGAAAGTATGCTTCCGGTCGGCAGCAAGCTTCTTGCAGGCATTGCAATTGCCTATCTAGAACAAGAGGGATGAGCCTAGTTCTGGCTTCTTTGTTGGAAAAAAATAAACGAATGCATCCACGTGGTCGGGTACACCCTATGTAATAAGGGAGGGTCGGTCGCTGATGCAGCGGCCCTCCTTTATGCAAATCAAAGGGGGGCTTTTTATGCCGCAAGGAGTTAAATGCAGCGTATCAAATTGTGTATATTACGCCCAGGGGAACAATTGCGCAGCGGAAGCGATCATGGTTGATATTGATCCACGTGCCAATGTGAACTATAAAGAAGAAATTGGTGAAATTGGCGTATCCACTAGCGACAAGGAAAAAGCATCGTATTCAAGTGAGACATGCTGTCATACGTTTAAGGCAAAAAATAAAGCATAATCCGGCTTACAATTCTTTATGGAGACGAGGGATTTATCGGTATGAAAAAACCGAATCGTTCGGGCAAGGTCATTCCATTTCCGTTTCGTGAAGAATTCGCTTCGGAAGCATACAAGCCAGTACCGGCACGGCGTTATGTCATTCAGAAAAGACAGAACCACAGGGAATATGAAGAAGTGAATGAGCGCGAGAGAGAAGGCGGAGCAGGTCTTGGCATTCTTGGGCTAATCATGGCCCTGCTTGCCTTTTTTATGATGCCGATTATACTCGGGATCTCTGGTTTTGTAGCTGGATATATTGCAGCTGCACGGGGAGCCGCAACCGGACGTTGGGCAATGGGGCTGTCCGTGGTCGCGGTATTGCTCACGCTGCTGCTGCGCTTGTTTTATTAAATAAGACAGAGGAGCCGGATATCTATCCGGCTCCTCTGTCTTATGCTGGATAGTATAGCAATAACTGCAGTCGTGTGGTCTTATCTGTAGGGTTGGCATACTTATGTGGCGTATCAGCAGCAAATCGGATGGCATTTCCTGCGTGAATGGTATACTCGATGCCCTGCAAGGTCAGATGTAGCGTCCCTTCAGTTACCGTAATATACTCTTGCACTCCTTGCGTATGTGCTTCTGAATAATGTATGCAAGTAGGGGCCAGAAGAACGGTATACATCTCAAATTGTTTCTCCTGATCAAAAGGAAAAAGTGAGTACACCTGATAACGACCGTCGTCTTCGGTGATGGGTGTAAGCTCTTCCCAGTTAATCACAGAGACGCTGGGTGTTTCTTCTTCAATCAGTGAAGAGAAGGAAATACGGAGACCTGAAGCGATCTTCCAGACGGTTGTCACGGTTGGGTTCGATTCTCCGCGCTCGATCTGTCCGAGCATTGCTTTGCTGACCCCGGTTAGTTCTGCTGTTTTATCGAGGCTGAGTCCCCGGTTTTTTCGCAGGCGCTGAAGGTTACGTCCGATTTTTATGTGTATTTTTTCCATCAGTATGCTCCTAATTAGTTGTTTATTATAACGCACTTATAATACAATATAGTATACAACAGGCGAGGAGGAAAAGGGAATGAAAGCGGAGTCGGTTTATCATGAAACGAAGGAAAAGGGAACGGACACACATGAATCTACATGGGTTGATGGAATGCGTGCTGGGACTCCGATTGCCATCGGATATATTCCCGTTGCCATTGCATTTGGGCTGCTGGCCAAATCATCGGGCATTCCAAACTATGTAAGTATACTTATGTCATTATTTGTTTTTGCTGGAGCAAGCCAGTTCGTTGGCGTGAACCTTCTTGCGTTAGGTACAGCTTATGGGGAAATTATACTTACGACATTTATTTTGAATTTGCGTCACTTTTTGATGTCAGCCGCACTATCACAGCGTATGGAATCAATGCCGCGCATATGGGGAGCGGTGCTTTCTTTTGGGATTACAGATGAAAGCTTTACGATGGCTGCGCTTAGAAAAGAAAGAAAATTAACAAAAGAGTTTATTCTCGGGCTAAATCTCACCGGTTTTGTGGCCTGGAATATTGGAACATGGATCGGCGTCTTTCTTGCGGCTGGCTTACCGCCCATGCTGCAGGCAAGCATGGGAATTGCGCTGTATGCGATGTTTATTGGACTTTTGGTTCCTTCCGTGCGCACATCTCGTATCGTTTGTGTAGTGGCGCTCTGTGCCATGGCGCTTCACTCCGCACTAGACTGGCTACCGTACTTTGTTTCTTTATCCACAGGCTGGCGTATCATCAT
This window of the Aneurinibacillus sp. REN35 genome carries:
- a CDS encoding M20 metallopeptidase family protein, with translation MNSKLAGAARTYADKQTDIHRAVDKYTAWTVDVRRYLHQYPEVSHKETKTASYIREQLENMGLLTQSYTGKDVVAYIEGSKPGRTVALRADIDALPIQEETDLPFASQHPGVMHACGHDGHTAILLGAARALLEADAVFSGRIKLIFQHAEEVVPGGASELVAAGVLEDVDAIFGLHLWQNTNLGVVEACAGPIMAGSDSFSIKIQGKGGHGSMPHLTVDPIVIASHLVTQMQTVVSRSLDPIYPAVISVGQIHAGDTYNIIPDTACLEGTVRYFHPDVQAVIPGLLERLANGVCASFGAEASCEYVKGDPSVINDPRMNAIVEQVAHTIMGETKVRPAVPSMAGEDFSYYLQRVPGAYFFLGIGGSEAQYGHHHPRFTIDESMLPVGSKLLAGIAIAYLEQEG
- a CDS encoding AzlC family ABC transporter permease; protein product: MKAESVYHETKEKGTDTHESTWVDGMRAGTPIAIGYIPVAIAFGLLAKSSGIPNYVSILMSLFVFAGASQFVGVNLLALGTAYGEIILTTFILNLRHFLMSAALSQRMESMPRIWGAVLSFGITDESFTMAALRKERKLTKEFILGLNLTGFVAWNIGTWIGVFLAAGLPPMLQASMGIALYAMFIGLLVPSVRTSRIVCVVALCAMALHSALDWLPYFVSLSTGWRIIIATVTAAALGAILFPEDEQEGAKV
- a CDS encoding helix-turn-helix domain-containing protein, whose amino-acid sequence is MEKIHIKIGRNLQRLRKNRGLSLDKTAELTGVSKAMLGQIERGESNPTVTTVWKIASGLRISFSSLIEEETPSVSVINWEELTPITEDDGRYQVYSLFPFDQEKQFEMYTVLLAPTCIHYSEAHTQGVQEYITVTEGTLHLTLQGIEYTIHAGNAIRFAADTPHKYANPTDKTTRLQLLLYYPA
- a CDS encoding DUF1540 domain-containing protein, whose translation is MPQGVKCSVSNCVYYAQGNNCAAEAIMVDIDPRANVNYKEEIGEIGVSTSDKEKASYSSETCCHTFKAKNKA
- a CDS encoding DUF4190 domain-containing protein gives rise to the protein MKKPNRSGKVIPFPFREEFASEAYKPVPARRYVIQKRQNHREYEEVNEREREGGAGLGILGLIMALLAFFMMPIILGISGFVAGYIAAARGAATGRWAMGLSVVAVLLTLLLRLFY